GGCGATGCCGGTGGCGCCGTCGATGTGCTCGGTGCTCACCTGCTCCAGCAGCTCGGCCACGCGGGCGGTGCTGCGGGCGCGCTGCAGGCCGGCAGGGCGCGTGGCGTCTAGGCTGGACGCATGCACGGCCACGCCGCAGGAGTCATAGCCCCGGTATTCAAGTCGCTGCAGGCCCTGCACGAGGATGGGAACGATGTTGCGCGTGGATACTGCGCCGACGATGCCGCACATGGTGGTTGCCTTTGGTTGGAATGTGATGGGATGCGGCGATGGTAGGCAGCGTCCCAAAAAATTATTGATTGATATTTGCAGCAACATGAACTTTAATTTCACCAATAATCAATGTTGAAATTTTTGTTCATTTTCTGACCTCCAATGGAATTCATATCGCTCGATGCAATTGACCTGCAGCTGCTCAACCTGTTGCAGACCGATGCCGCGCAGAGCAACCAGGCCCTGGCCGAACAGGTGCATGTGTCGCCGCCCACCTGCCTGCGCCGCGTCAAGCGCCTGCACGATGTGGGACTCATCGAGCGGCAGGTGGCCATCCTGCAGCCCGACCGGCTGGCTGCCCTGCAAGGCCACGGGCTGGCGTGCATCGTGGAGGTGTCGCTGGACCGCCAG
The genomic region above belongs to Ralstonia insidiosa and contains:
- a CDS encoding Lrp/AsnC family transcriptional regulator, encoding MEFISLDAIDLQLLNLLQTDAAQSNQALAEQVHVSPPTCLRRVKRLHDVGLIERQVAILQPDRLAALQGHGLACIVEVSLDRQGAEQLDAFEARAVQEAAVQQCWRVSPGPDFVLVVHTRDMPGYLALSQRLFTGDANVRNVKAFFATRRAKFETKVPVAPD